In Treponema primitia ZAS-2, a genomic segment contains:
- a CDS encoding glycosyltransferase family 4 protein produces the protein MKTIILKALKFAHKNMNCIVIFQNDEDRKVFINNNIIEKNQSYKLKGSGVDLDVFKYKSESADKKIRVLFTARMLRDKGVIELVDAALILKDSYQDKVEFLLCGDIDDNPRSLTRSELEALSDGTYIKWLGHRTDIQEILEESHIFAFPSYYGEGIPKSLIEACAAGRPIITTNSIGCKDTVIDGYNGYLVPIKNSKILAEKIKLLIDDKSLRKTMGENSRKLAEINFSLKSVIETHLEIYNKLLT, from the coding sequence GTGAAAACGATAATACTAAAAGCGCTTAAATTCGCCCATAAAAATATGAATTGTATTGTTATATTTCAAAATGACGAAGATCGAAAAGTATTTATTAATAATAACATAATAGAGAAAAATCAATCCTATAAACTGAAAGGTTCCGGTGTTGATTTAGATGTATTTAAATATAAATCCGAATCTGCTGATAAAAAAATCCGAGTTCTATTTACCGCCAGAATGTTAAGAGACAAAGGGGTTATCGAATTAGTTGATGCGGCTCTTATACTTAAAGACTCATATCAAGATAAAGTCGAATTTTTGCTCTGCGGCGATATTGACGATAACCCAAGATCGCTTACAAGATCCGAGTTGGAAGCTTTGTCTGATGGGACGTATATTAAATGGCTTGGCCACAGGACAGACATACAAGAAATTCTTGAAGAATCGCATATTTTCGCATTTCCGTCCTATTACGGAGAGGGAATTCCAAAATCCCTCATTGAGGCATGCGCGGCAGGTAGGCCAATAATTACCACTAATTCAATTGGTTGTAAAGATACCGTTATCGATGGGTACAATGGGTATTTGGTACCTATAAAAAATAGCAAGATATTGGCTGAAAAAATCAAACTATTGATAGATGATAAATCATTAAGAAAAACGATGGGAGAGAATTCAAGAAAATTAGCCGAAATAAATTTTTCGTTAAAAAGTGTGATAGAGACACATTTAGAAATCTATAATAAATTACTCACTTAA
- a CDS encoding DUF362 domain-containing protein, producing the protein MEKRDCFTYPSSEAYFSPHIHYPEYPFSDDTISPFKNEVYDMVRYSLFGMGLDSENFGNKEWNPLGDYVRPGSRILLKPNWVNHVNKIGGLDCTVTHPSVIRCIIDYCVVAKAKIIEIGDAPIQDCNFDFLMETHGYRRLFDYVRNKGVDILVSDFRITVSKYFLSKRIILQNKNKNRCEVVEFDLVGNSNFGNIEQNQRYRSINYPDDKLNNRHNKNHHKYLINKSIFTADLIINLPKPKSHRFAGITAAQKNFIGICSEKDYLPHYRIGAPENSGDESNKLSILGKIFSLLDRQRCKNIEKRNIFMQFFYGFMQYCIMKYKNIFASGQYFFNGRWHGNDTIWRTILDVNSLLLYGHADGNLDFNSPPRNILTIGDMIISGEKEGPLKPSPKPLGIILVSNNSALFDYIFCKIAQFDYTLIPTVKNSIGNKFLFRDSLDKISMCSNQEDLSNILLNNISFPMDWRFKPNSAWEEIINN; encoded by the coding sequence TTGGAAAAACGTGACTGTTTCACATATCCGTCTTCAGAGGCATATTTCAGTCCACATATTCATTATCCAGAGTATCCATTTTCTGATGATACAATTAGTCCATTTAAAAACGAAGTATATGATATGGTCAGATATTCTTTGTTCGGGATGGGGTTGGATAGCGAAAACTTTGGCAATAAAGAATGGAACCCATTGGGAGACTATGTAAGGCCAGGATCAAGAATATTATTAAAACCAAATTGGGTGAACCATGTTAACAAAATTGGAGGATTGGATTGTACTGTTACCCATCCATCCGTAATAAGATGTATAATTGACTATTGTGTTGTTGCTAAAGCGAAAATAATTGAAATCGGAGATGCGCCTATACAAGATTGTAATTTTGATTTTCTTATGGAAACACATGGGTATCGCCGTTTATTTGATTATGTTCGTAATAAAGGTGTTGATATTCTAGTTAGTGATTTTCGAATAACTGTATCTAAATATTTTTTATCAAAAAGAATTATATTACAAAATAAAAATAAAAATAGATGTGAAGTTGTTGAATTTGATTTAGTAGGAAATTCCAATTTTGGGAATATAGAACAAAACCAACGATATAGAAGTATAAATTATCCGGATGATAAGCTTAATAATCGACATAATAAAAATCACCATAAATATTTAATTAATAAATCTATATTTACAGCTGATTTGATAATAAATTTACCAAAACCAAAATCACATCGATTTGCTGGAATAACAGCAGCGCAAAAGAATTTTATTGGAATATGTTCAGAAAAGGATTATTTACCACATTATAGAATTGGAGCACCCGAGAATAGCGGTGATGAAAGTAACAAATTATCTATATTAGGTAAAATTTTTTCCTTGCTTGACCGACAACGATGCAAAAACATTGAAAAAAGAAATATTTTTATGCAGTTTTTTTACGGTTTTATGCAATATTGTATTATGAAATATAAAAATATATTTGCCAGTGGGCAATATTTTTTCAATGGGAGATGGCATGGAAATGATACAATCTGGAGAACGATTTTAGATGTAAATTCACTTCTGCTTTATGGACATGCAGATGGTAACCTTGATTTTAATTCGCCGCCACGAAATATTCTTACTATAGGCGATATGATTATATCTGGCGAAAAAGAAGGCCCATTAAAGCCTTCGCCTAAACCGTTGGGTATAATTCTGGTGTCAAATAATAGTGCATTATTTGATTATATATTTTGTAAAATAGCTCAATTTGATTATACCCTTATTCCGACTGTTAAAAACTCAATTGGCAATAAATTTTTATTTAGAGATTCGCTTGATAAAATAAGTATGTGTTCTAATCAAGAGGATTTATCTAATATTTTATTAAATAATATCTCATTTCCTATGGATTGGCGGTTTAAACCAAATTCAGCATGGGAAGAAATAATCAATAATTAA
- a CDS encoding ATP-grasp domain-containing protein: MKRIAIHQNKKIFDHSTLWTEAWISYCDKTKLNYEIVDCYEAHIIEKLKNYDCLLWHINNYSHTDMQMSRNILYTANHLNIKIFPGYNDVWHFDDKIAETYLLQSADVPTPESYMFYSLESVKQWLTDEVRQLPIIAKLRNGSGAHNVKLLRSKRQIMNYSKQMFGHGYSPHPSIFGKAKANYDSSKKNWNLMKSRIKRTPEFLKTFKHASRFPRERGYVYFQEFIPNYGYDLKIIVVGNKLGFIGRRVRKNDFRASGGGDIFFDKLLITEDIINSAFEASDKLGFQCMGYDYVVNSDTGKGLIVEMSYAFSHNTLLQSKGYFDRNGNWYDEPLNAPEEILKNILMDHE, from the coding sequence ATGAAACGAATTGCAATACATCAAAACAAAAAAATTTTTGATCATTCGACACTTTGGACAGAGGCATGGATATCGTATTGTGATAAAACTAAATTAAATTATGAAATAGTTGACTGTTATGAAGCACATATTATAGAAAAATTAAAAAATTATGATTGTCTTTTATGGCACATTAACAATTATAGTCATACGGATATGCAGATGTCCCGTAATATCTTATATACTGCAAATCATCTAAATATAAAAATATTCCCTGGCTATAATGATGTATGGCATTTTGATGATAAAATAGCTGAAACATATCTATTGCAATCAGCCGATGTTCCAACTCCTGAGTCTTATATGTTTTATTCTCTCGAAAGTGTAAAACAATGGTTAACAGACGAAGTACGGCAGTTGCCAATTATCGCTAAATTAAGAAATGGTTCAGGCGCCCATAACGTAAAACTATTAAGATCAAAGCGCCAAATAATGAATTATTCTAAACAGATGTTTGGACATGGGTATAGTCCACATCCCAGCATATTTGGTAAGGCAAAGGCTAATTATGATTCTTCAAAGAAGAATTGGAATTTGATGAAATCAAGAATTAAAAGAACCCCGGAGTTTTTAAAAACGTTTAAACATGCATCACGATTTCCTCGTGAAAGGGGATATGTTTATTTTCAAGAGTTTATTCCTAATTATGGATATGATTTGAAAATAATAGTAGTGGGTAACAAACTTGGTTTTATAGGGCGCCGTGTCAGAAAGAATGATTTTAGGGCGTCTGGGGGAGGGGATATATTTTTCGATAAATTATTAATTACCGAAGATATAATAAATTCCGCCTTTGAGGCCAGTGATAAACTAGGGTTCCAATGTATGGGATATGATTATGTTGTTAATTCTGATACAGGGAAAGGTTTAATTGTTGAAATGAGTTACGCCTTTTCGCATAATACGCTTTTACAATCAAAAGGTTATTTTGATAGAAATGGAAATTGGTATGATGAACCACTGAACGCCCCGGAAGAAATACTAAAAAATATCCTTATGGATCATGAGTAA
- a CDS encoding NAD-dependent epimerase/dehydratase family protein, producing MKIGVLGEHSYIGQSFGKHCERKKDVSVDFVSARNNTWMDSDFSIYDIILCTIGIAHISTDPKMEQKYYAINRDLPILIAKKAKMAGVKQFVFFSSMIVFGDDLQINETLFITNTTKPKPSNFYGKSKLEAEIQLLQLVSEDFCVTVIRTPMVYGENCKGNFQKLISFSRKAMIFPDIPNQRSMIYIFNLCEFVLNCLYNNITGIVYPQNSEYVGTSSIIECARKCQGKSVHFITIFNPLLYLVSRRIGLIRKIFGSRIYDRKLSPNIEAYNIFTFEESIQRCVQSIKTVP from the coding sequence ATTAAAATTGGGGTTCTGGGTGAACACAGTTATATCGGGCAATCCTTTGGCAAGCATTGCGAACGGAAAAAAGATGTAAGCGTTGATTTTGTATCCGCGCGTAATAATACATGGATGGATAGTGATTTTAGCATTTATGATATAATTCTATGTACAATTGGAATAGCGCATATATCTACAGATCCAAAAATGGAACAAAAATATTATGCAATAAATCGCGATTTGCCAATTTTAATTGCAAAAAAAGCAAAAATGGCAGGCGTAAAGCAATTTGTTTTTTTTAGCAGTATGATTGTTTTTGGCGATGATTTACAAATTAATGAAACATTGTTTATTACTAATACAACGAAACCAAAGCCTTCTAATTTTTATGGGAAAAGCAAGCTTGAAGCAGAAATTCAATTATTACAGTTAGTTAGTGAAGATTTTTGTGTTACTGTAATTAGAACGCCAATGGTATATGGTGAAAATTGTAAAGGCAATTTTCAAAAGCTGATTTCATTTAGTCGAAAAGCAATGATATTTCCTGATATACCTAATCAGCGAAGCATGATATATATTTTCAATCTCTGTGAGTTTGTTCTAAATTGCCTTTATAATAACATAACGGGTATTGTATACCCCCAAAATAGTGAATATGTAGGAACAAGTAGTATCATAGAATGCGCAAGAAAATGCCAGGGGAAGAGTGTCCATTTTATTACGATATTTAATCCTTTGCTTTATTTAGTATCAAGAAGAATTGGGCTTATTAGAAAAATATTTGGTTCAAGGATATATGACAGAAAATTATCCCCAAATATAGAAGCATATAATATATTTACTTTTGAAGAATCTATCCAACGCTGCGTTCAATCTATAAAGACTGTCCCATGA
- a CDS encoding glycosyltransferase, with amino-acid sequence MSKKLFIVVIVDWFFLSHRKEIAIAAKNSGFDVTIISYDTGNKDKIESLGLNFINLPKPRSIQNIFKEFNIFLYLLRIYKDNKPDIIHHVGLKLILYGTIAAKIAGIKNVVNAISGLGIIFSNE; translated from the coding sequence ATGAGTAAAAAACTCTTTATTGTTGTAATTGTAGACTGGTTTTTTCTTTCCCATAGAAAGGAAATCGCTATTGCCGCAAAAAATAGTGGGTTTGATGTTACAATAATAAGTTATGATACTGGGAATAAAGATAAAATAGAATCATTGGGGTTGAATTTTATTAATTTGCCTAAACCACGATCGATCCAGAATATATTTAAAGAGTTCAATATATTCCTATATTTACTACGAATATATAAAGATAATAAACCAGATATTATACATCATGTTGGATTGAAACTTATTCTTTATGGAACTATTGCCGCAAAAATAGCTGGCATAAAAAATGTTGTCAATGCAATAAGCGGTTTAGGGATTATTTTTAGCAATGAATAA